Proteins found in one Planctomycetota bacterium genomic segment:
- a CDS encoding DUF1501 domain-containing protein: MVPHPSPQARRRLLGTGAALLAGLPRPGAASDTPAAGTRLPDGRAHAPARARSVIWLFMNGGVSHLESFDPKPEITRHAGKTIAETPFAAVQDPAKLALERAPVPDANGQQRNVLFPLQVGFRRHGESGIEVSDWFPGIAAEIDRIAVVRSMYTTDSNHGAQTQFHTGRHMLDPASPTLGAWVHYGLGSLNPALPQFISIGTREYWNKRDGHYLGPAHDAVPLRIDPANPLDFGRPERPFPAPAAAVGLDLVTELNRLTARGFPGDAATVARTAAYELAFRMQSSVPEVVDVAAETAETHALYGLDRPECREFALQLLAARRFVERGVRFVQIQHGGGGAGAWDAHGGLRANHEKLARAVDRPIGGLLADLHRRGLLDETIVVFATEFGRTPGTQGSDGRDHHPFAFSVWLAGGGIRGGCVHGATDELGFHAVEDRHYVTDVHATILALLGLDSRRLELPGQKRLAIDHGEPIRAIMA, encoded by the coding sequence ATGGTTCCTCACCCGTCACCGCAGGCCCGCCGCCGACTCCTCGGCACCGGGGCGGCGCTCCTGGCCGGTCTGCCCCGCCCGGGAGCAGCCAGCGACACGCCGGCCGCCGGCACGCGGCTCCCTGACGGCCGGGCCCACGCGCCGGCCAGGGCGCGGAGCGTGATCTGGCTGTTCATGAACGGCGGCGTGAGCCATCTGGAGAGCTTCGATCCCAAGCCCGAAATCACGCGCCACGCCGGCAAGACGATCGCCGAGACGCCGTTCGCCGCGGTCCAGGACCCGGCGAAGCTGGCGCTCGAGCGGGCGCCGGTGCCCGATGCCAACGGCCAGCAGCGCAACGTCCTGTTTCCGCTCCAGGTCGGCTTCCGCCGCCATGGCGAATCGGGGATCGAAGTCAGCGACTGGTTTCCCGGCATCGCCGCGGAGATCGACCGGATCGCCGTGGTCCGCTCGATGTACACCACCGATTCCAACCATGGGGCGCAGACGCAGTTTCACACCGGCCGGCACATGCTCGACCCCGCCTCGCCCACGCTCGGCGCCTGGGTCCACTACGGCCTTGGCTCGCTCAACCCGGCACTCCCGCAGTTCATCTCGATCGGCACGCGCGAGTATTGGAACAAGCGCGACGGCCACTACCTCGGCCCCGCCCACGACGCCGTCCCGCTGCGGATCGACCCGGCCAATCCGCTCGACTTCGGCCGCCCCGAGCGGCCGTTCCCCGCCCCGGCCGCGGCCGTCGGCCTCGACCTCGTGACCGAGCTCAATCGGCTCACGGCGCGCGGCTTTCCCGGCGATGCCGCTACCGTGGCGCGCACGGCGGCCTACGAGCTCGCATTCCGGATGCAATCGAGCGTGCCGGAGGTCGTCGACGTCGCCGCCGAGACCGCCGAGACGCACGCCCTCTACGGCCTCGATCGGCCCGAGTGCCGGGAATTCGCCCTGCAGCTCCTCGCCGCCCGGCGGTTCGTCGAGCGCGGCGTGCGCTTCGTGCAGATCCAGCACGGCGGCGGCGGCGCCGGCGCCTGGGATGCCCATGGCGGCCTGCGTGCCAACCACGAAAAGCTCGCCCGCGCGGTCGACCGGCCGATCGGCGGCCTGCTCGCCGACCTCCACCGCCGCGGCCTGCTCGACGAGACGATCGTCGTGTTCGCCACCGAGTTCGGCCGCACCCCTGGCACGCAGGGGAGCGACGGCCGCGACCACCATCCGTTCGCCTTCTCGGTGTGGCTCGCCGGCGGCGGGATCCGCGGCGGCTGCGTCCATGGCGCGACCGACGAGCTCGGCTTCCACGCCGTCGAGGACCGGCACTACGTCACCGACGTGCATGCCACGATCCTCGCCCTCCTCGGGCTCGACTCGCGCCGCCTCGAACTGCCGGGGCAGAAGCGGCTGGCGATCGACCATGGCGAACCGATCCGTGCGATCATGGCCTGA
- a CDS encoding DUF1553 domain-containing protein translates to MQRSRTPVAFRSLSHGLAMNHRRPWVLSRFERRLIMCFSGSSGRGIWLITGAFCSTRGHSTGVKRSSFQLREHVDNSAHPGSLWVDDKRRHPGIPMTGPSKPPPPSPSHRPVTPWLRVDARAKARGASPSAEPERRLRLPRGPTEIPDRPRTPLPKPPAIMGMPAIVGGLVLLVRVFLAGCGAAPAAEPESRQPDSTLSAGDALEVYRTAIRPLLAKRCQPCHGALGQEAGLRLDTAAALVAGGQSGPAVERGAPQRSLIVDRVSAGDPALRMPPPGEGEPFTAAEIDALRAWILAGCPAPEIEAPEPDPRDHWAFRPVGRPVPPPGPAHPLDAFLDAARRARGIATVAAEAPRSVLVRRVFIDLVGVPPSAEDLATLLADPADDWYERLVDRLLADPRHGQRWARHWMDVWRYSDWWGLGDQLRNSAPHIWHWRDWIVESLVADVPYDEMVRLSLAADELAPLDPARLRATGFLARNWFLFNRTPWLDETVEHVGKALLGMSFNCAKCHDHKYDPLRQRDHYALRAFFAPYHVRLDVVPGEPDTERDAIPRVFDGVPDAATYLFVRGDDARPDRDHPVAPGVPDLFGVPLPPIEPVVLPAAAADPARQPWVIDAHRAAAAKRVAAADEAHAKASEADRPLAEARLAVEREALESVVARGAAMTAAWEGADAAAGQSTARAAVRAERSLAAARADLAVVEAESQHAAADDAKKGAAAEKLAAARTAAEQARTAIDEPGDMFTPLAGARWVPTRFTYSGHDDPPIPFPATSTGRRRALAAWITDPRHPLTPRVAVNHLWTRHMGRPLVATMTDFGRRGAPPTHPELLDWLAAEFMAGPPGGTPWSMRHVHRLIVTSAAYRMASSPVGLLDAARLDPDNGLVWRREPVRLDAQVVRDSILAVAGLLDVAPGGPPVAPAAQGESRRRSLYFTHSEISRNPLLAAFDDASVKECYRRDESVVPQQGLALAHAALVHDAAAAVATRLAAGGGGDEAFVDRAFVTVLARPADGAERAACLGALARWRALPAADLGGSAPDPARAHLVWALFNHTDFVTVR, encoded by the coding sequence ATGCAGCGGTCGAGGACCCCCGTTGCATTCCGGTCTCTTTCTCACGGATTGGCGATGAATCATCGACGTCCGTGGGTCTTGTCGCGGTTCGAGCGCCGGTTGATCATGTGTTTCAGCGGGAGCTCGGGGAGGGGGATTTGGCTGATCACTGGGGCGTTTTGCTCCACACGTGGTCACTCGACCGGGGTGAAACGCTCCAGCTTCCAGCTGCGAGAGCATGTTGACAATTCGGCCCATCCGGGATCTTTGTGGGTGGACGACAAGAGACGACATCCCGGCATTCCCATGACAGGGCCGTCGAAGCCCCCTCCGCCGTCGCCCTCGCATCGGCCCGTCACCCCCTGGCTGCGGGTCGATGCGAGGGCAAAGGCGCGGGGGGCGTCCCCCTCTGCAGAGCCCGAGCGGAGGCTGCGCCTGCCGCGAGGACCCACGGAAATTCCGGATCGACCGAGAACTCCGCTCCCCAAACCTCCTGCGATCATGGGGATGCCGGCGATTGTTGGCGGTCTCGTCCTGCTTGTCCGCGTTTTCCTCGCGGGCTGCGGCGCAGCACCGGCCGCCGAGCCCGAGTCGAGGCAGCCTGACTCGACCCTCTCCGCTGGCGATGCTCTCGAGGTCTATCGCACGGCCATCCGGCCGCTTCTGGCGAAACGCTGCCAGCCGTGCCATGGGGCGCTTGGCCAAGAAGCCGGGCTTCGGCTCGACACGGCCGCGGCGCTGGTGGCCGGCGGACAGAGTGGCCCGGCCGTGGAACGGGGGGCACCGCAGCGGAGCCTGATCGTCGACCGCGTCTCCGCCGGCGATCCCGCGCTGCGGATGCCGCCGCCGGGAGAAGGGGAACCGTTCACGGCTGCCGAGATCGACGCCCTGCGCGCATGGATCCTCGCCGGCTGCCCGGCGCCCGAGATCGAGGCACCGGAGCCCGATCCCCGCGACCACTGGGCCTTCCGTCCCGTGGGCCGGCCGGTGCCGCCGCCCGGCCCCGCGCATCCGCTCGATGCGTTCCTCGACGCGGCGCGGCGGGCCCGCGGCATCGCGACGGTCGCCGCCGAGGCGCCGCGGAGCGTGCTGGTGCGACGTGTGTTCATCGATCTGGTCGGCGTGCCGCCGTCGGCCGAGGATCTCGCCACGCTCCTGGCCGATCCGGCCGACGACTGGTACGAGCGCCTCGTCGATCGCCTCCTGGCCGATCCCCGCCACGGCCAGCGCTGGGCGCGCCACTGGATGGACGTGTGGCGCTACTCCGACTGGTGGGGGCTCGGCGACCAGCTCCGCAACAGCGCGCCGCACATCTGGCACTGGCGCGATTGGATCGTCGAGTCGCTCGTCGCCGACGTCCCCTACGACGAAATGGTGCGGCTGTCGCTCGCCGCCGACGAGTTGGCCCCGCTCGATCCGGCCCGGCTGCGGGCGACCGGGTTCCTCGCCCGGAACTGGTTCCTGTTCAACCGCACGCCGTGGCTCGACGAGACGGTCGAGCATGTCGGCAAGGCGTTGCTTGGGATGTCGTTCAACTGCGCCAAGTGCCACGACCACAAATACGACCCGCTCCGGCAGCGCGATCATTACGCGCTTCGCGCCTTTTTCGCGCCGTACCACGTCCGGCTCGACGTCGTACCCGGCGAGCCCGATACCGAACGCGACGCGATCCCGCGCGTCTTCGACGGTGTTCCCGATGCCGCCACCTACCTGTTCGTCCGCGGCGACGACGCCCGGCCCGACCGCGATCACCCGGTGGCCCCCGGGGTGCCCGACCTGTTCGGCGTGCCGCTGCCGCCGATCGAGCCGGTCGTCCTCCCCGCTGCCGCGGCTGATCCGGCGCGGCAGCCGTGGGTGATCGACGCCCATCGCGCCGCCGCGGCGAAGCGCGTCGCCGCTGCCGATGAGGCCCACGCCAAGGCTTCCGAGGCCGACCGGCCGCTGGCCGAGGCCCGGCTCGCCGTCGAGCGCGAGGCGCTCGAGTCGGTCGTCGCCCGTGGTGCGGCGATGACGGCCGCCTGGGAAGGCGCCGACGCCGCCGCCGGCCAATCCACGGCCCGCGCCGCCGTCCGAGCCGAGCGGTCGCTCGCTGCGGCCCGGGCGGACCTCGCGGTCGTCGAGGCCGAGAGCCAGCATGCCGCCGCCGACGACGCGAAGAAGGGCGCCGCGGCCGAGAAGCTCGCGGCGGCCCGTACCGCCGCGGAACAGGCGCGCACCGCGATCGACGAGCCGGGAGACATGTTCACGCCGCTGGCCGGAGCGCGCTGGGTCCCGACGCGCTTCACCTACTCGGGCCACGACGACCCGCCGATCCCGTTTCCCGCCACGAGCACCGGCCGGCGGCGGGCGCTGGCCGCGTGGATCACCGACCCACGCCATCCGCTCACGCCCCGCGTCGCGGTCAATCACCTGTGGACGCGCCACATGGGAAGGCCCCTGGTAGCGACGATGACCGACTTCGGCCGCCGCGGCGCGCCTCCCACGCACCCCGAGCTGCTCGACTGGTTGGCGGCGGAATTCATGGCCGGTCCCCCGGGCGGCACGCCCTGGAGCATGCGGCATGTCCATCGGCTGATCGTCACGTCGGCCGCCTACCGGATGGCCTCGAGCCCGGTGGGGCTTCTCGACGCGGCCCGGCTCGATCCCGACAACGGCCTGGTGTGGCGGCGCGAGCCGGTGCGGCTCGATGCCCAGGTGGTGCGCGACTCGATCCTCGCCGTCGCCGGGCTGCTCGACGTCGCGCCCGGTGGGCCGCCGGTCGCCCCCGCCGCGCAGGGAGAGTCGCGGCGCCGCAGCCTGTACTTCACCCACTCGGAGATCAGCCGCAATCCGCTCCTCGCGGCGTTCGACGACGCCTCGGTGAAGGAGTGTTATCGGCGCGACGAGAGCGTCGTGCCGCAGCAGGGGCTGGCGCTGGCCCACGCGGCGCTCGTCCACGACGCCGCCGCCGCCGTCGCGACCCGGCTCGCCGCCGGCGGGGGAGGCGACGAGGCGTTCGTCGACCGGGCGTTCGTCACGGTCCTCGCCCGCCCGGCCGACGGCGCCGAGCGCGCCGCGTGCCTCGGCGCACTCGCGCGGTGGCGCGCCTTGCCCGCCGCCGACCTCGGCGGTAGCGCCCCCGACCCGGCCCGTGCGCACCTGGTGTGGGCGCTGTTCAACCACACCGACTTCGTCACCGTCCGCTGA